Proteins from a genomic interval of Hydrogenophaga sp. PAMC20947:
- a CDS encoding peroxiredoxin, which produces MSIRLDDIAPDFTVDSTDGKIKLHDWIGASYAILFSHPKDFTPVCTTEFGAVAQLVPEFVKRNTKVMGVSVDSVEEHMKWKRDIEAFSGAAADFPIIDDTSLQVSKLYDMLPAGAYLPDNRTPANSATVRTVFIIGPDKKVRLTMSYPMSVGRNFAEILRALDAIQITDGASIATPANWVPGQDVIVGLGLNDEQAKEKFGNIDIKLPYLRFTKAPKK; this is translated from the coding sequence ATGTCTATTCGACTCGACGATATCGCTCCAGATTTCACTGTGGATTCCACAGACGGCAAAATCAAGCTTCACGATTGGATTGGTGCCAGCTATGCCATCCTGTTTTCACACCCAAAAGATTTCACGCCGGTGTGTACGACCGAATTTGGTGCGGTTGCCCAGCTCGTCCCTGAATTTGTCAAGCGCAATACCAAAGTCATGGGCGTATCGGTAGACAGCGTTGAGGAGCACATGAAATGGAAACGGGATATCGAAGCATTTTCCGGTGCTGCTGCCGACTTTCCGATCATTGATGACACTTCTTTGCAGGTATCCAAACTGTACGACATGCTGCCGGCCGGAGCCTATCTGCCCGATAATCGTACACCTGCCAACAGCGCTACGGTGCGGACTGTTTTCATTATCGGTCCGGATAAAAAAGTTCGCCTGACAATGTCGTATCCGATGTCTGTTGGTCGCAATTTCGCAGAGATTTTGCGTGCCTTGGATGCTATCCAGATCACAGATGGGGCATCTATCGCAACGCCCGCGAATTGGGTTCCTGGTCAGGATGTGATTGTTGGGCTGGGCCTGAACGATGAGCAGGCGAAAGAAAAATTCGGAAATATTGATATCAAGCTGCCCTATTTGCGATTCACAAAAGCCCCGAAAAAATGA
- a CDS encoding DUF1415 domain-containing protein yields MTMPDDTTILDNTRRWIEKAVIGLNLCPFARAVYTKNQVRIVVSHAKHLDAFLDELDAELTLLKDTPAEEIDTTLLVHPSLFPDFFVFNDFLNVVDDVVAEHELEGVIQVASFHPLFQFEGVEADDISNATNRAPYPILHLLREDSVERAIASDAGDAERIVERNIATLQALGADGWQRLLR; encoded by the coding sequence ATGACCATGCCCGACGACACCACCATTCTTGACAACACCCGTCGCTGGATCGAGAAGGCGGTGATCGGGCTGAACTTGTGCCCGTTTGCACGGGCGGTTTACACGAAGAACCAGGTACGCATCGTGGTGAGCCACGCCAAGCATCTGGATGCCTTTCTGGATGAGCTGGACGCCGAGCTGACTTTGCTCAAGGACACGCCAGCCGAAGAGATCGACACCACCTTGCTGGTGCATCCGTCGCTGTTTCCGGATTTTTTCGTCTTCAACGATTTTTTGAACGTGGTGGACGACGTGGTCGCAGAACACGAGCTGGAAGGGGTGATTCAAGTCGCGAGCTTTCACCCGCTGTTCCAGTTCGAGGGCGTGGAGGCGGACGACATCTCCAACGCCACCAACCGCGCTCCGTACCCCATCTTGCACCTGCTGCGCGAAGACAGCGTGGAGCGGGCCATTGCCAGCGATGCCGGTGATGCCGAGAGAATTGTGGAGCGCAACATCGCCACGCTGCAGGCTCTGGGCGCCGACGGTTGGCAGCGGTTGTTGCGCTGA
- a CDS encoding DUF1059 domain-containing protein codes for MKAMSCRQLGGACEEEFHADSFDEIAEMSRQHGMKMFQKNDETHLEAMNEMQQPMKKPAAMAEWFEGKRKEFYALPET; via the coding sequence ATGAAAGCCATGAGCTGCAGACAACTGGGTGGTGCTTGTGAAGAAGAATTTCATGCCGATTCATTTGATGAAATCGCAGAAATGAGCAGGCAACATGGAATGAAAATGTTCCAAAAAAATGATGAAACTCACCTTGAAGCCATGAATGAAATGCAACAACCCATGAAAAAACCAGCGGCAATGGCAGAATGGTTCGAAGGCAAAAGGAAAGAATTCTATGCATTGCCCGAAACCTGA
- a CDS encoding DUF3658 domain-containing protein: protein MCLSGDFGVNYPIKLLPSTMPDDPLLLDDSDEPDDDQPTLEELAKIRRATPADAAAVDALILQSCSNHWCKVAEVVGTSLKEFDARYPHLPYVYMPVRIVALERSGVLEVRGDPMAMRFSEVRLSGNL, encoded by the coding sequence TTGTGTTTGTCAGGTGATTTTGGCGTTAACTATCCCATCAAACTATTGCCATCAACAATGCCAGATGATCCCCTGCTGCTGGATGATTCTGATGAACCGGATGACGATCAACCGACGCTTGAAGAGTTGGCGAAAATTCGCCGCGCGACACCCGCTGACGCGGCGGCGGTGGATGCACTCATCCTGCAAAGCTGCTCCAACCATTGGTGCAAAGTAGCTGAGGTTGTCGGAACGTCATTGAAAGAATTTGATGCACGGTATCCTCACCTGCCTTATGTCTACATGCCGGTCCGCATTGTTGCGTTGGAACGCAGCGGCGTGCTTGAGGTGCGGGGCGACCCCATGGCCATGCGGTTTTCAGAGGTTCGCCTAAGCGGAAATCTGTGA